The candidate division KSB1 bacterium region ATCGTCGCGGAGTCAAGCTGCCCCGCCTGTGCGCGATCCAGCAGGTCTTGCAGTCCGGTGAAGTCCGACTCATATCTGCCGACTTGCGGAAGCGGCGCGTTGTCTTCGTGCCGCAGAAAATCCTCGTTGCTCGACGGTTTCCAGATTCCCGCGATGTGAATCGTGTCCTCGTTCACGTGCAACCGAGTCCCACCGCCCCAGCCGATTTCGGCTTTCCATTGATAAGGAGGATAGTGAATCGCGGTCAGCGTGTCACGAAAATACTCCACCAGCGAACTCTCCGGCGGCAACACGATCATGCCGCCGACCACATGCGACGTCGGAACACCGGTCTGTTCCACCAAATACGCTACGTCGGCGCAGTTGTATTCGGACTCATGCGCATGCGGATCAATGGAATACCCAAGGTCCTCGTACATCCAACGCACCACGTTCTTGTTGTTCGTGGACTCCGTGCCCGTGTCGTACGCGTCCACGGCCTGCAGAAAATTCCAATCCGATTGGTAGTTGTACCGCACGCCGCCGCCGAACAGCCCGGCCAGCATATTCGCGAACTCAACCAACGCCGTGCGGTGGTTGTTGTAGATGATGGCGCTCGATAGATAGTCCGGATTCCCCGGCGGCTCCTCGTTGTGCGAGACGACGGACACATAAATCGGCGGCGCGTTCGGATTCAACGGCACTTCGCCGCTGGCTCCGATCGTCAGTCGCGAACCGGTTCCGGCAACCAATACCTGCGGCACCGTCAGCAATCCAAACGCATCGGAACTGACCGTCCCCGTTTGGATCACCGCGTTGTCGCTGAGCCGCTCGACTTGCCACGCGAAACCGGGACTTGCCGATGGATCGAACTGCTGCAAGCGACGCGGCGTCACGTCCACGTAGATCGACTCTGGCGCCGCCACCGTTCCCCACATCGATTGCAGGTCATTCCGCGTCAGCGTCACCTGCCACGTGCTGTCGTTGTCCGTGATGTTCGCAAAGTTCAAGTAAGCATTGAGCGCGCCAATCGAGTCGCCGCTCGTCATGTTGCCATCACCCGGATCATGGTTCGCGCTGCAGCGCGAGAAGCCCGGATAGGAGAGATCCCGACGGAACTGATACAGCCACTCGCTCGCGTGCTGTTCCGGCAACCAGGCCTGTGCGCCGCCGCTCTGTCCATGCCCGCGTTGATCAAAGAAGAACATGCACAACTGTCGTGCCGTGTCATAGTCGGCATACGTGTGAATCTTCTCCGCCCAACCCACCACCACGTCCTGCTTGCCATTAAACATCATCAGCGGCGGCAGAGCGTCAGCGGTCCGCAATTTCGCGATGGCTCCGGCGTTCAACCAAGTGTACGTGTTGTACCCGTTGCTCGCCGGAAGATTTGTCGCGACCGGCGCCCACAGCCGATCCGCCACGCGACGCTCAGCGCCGCCCGTGTTGTACGTATTCGCCGGATTCGGATCGTTCAAGAATGAAAAATCAAATTTCGGGACGGTTCCCCAGATCGCCGCAATGCGCTCCGGACGACGCAGCGCATAGAACACGGATCCGAGCGCGCCCATCGACCCGCCGAACATGTACACGCGGTTGCTGTCCACCGGCAAATTCGCCAGCGCCCAATCCAGCGTCCAGTCCATTCGCCGCAGCGTGAAATCCATTACCGTTCCGGAATCGGGAGCGGCCGACATTCCGCCCACATTCCGCTGCAAATCCTCGTGATACCCGAACCAAAAGGTGTTGCGCGTGGTATCGGCAATCTCATCATCCAGCGCCAGCGTCCACTCCTCAGGGTTGCCAACGCCACCGATCACTGCCATGTAGCTTCCGCCGCGGGCGTGCGGACGAAACAACAACGGATGCGGGCTGATTGCGCCACGGCGCACCAGCCCGAAATGAAACGGCACCGATGCGATATTCGCCAGCGCAGGATAGGAAGGAGCGCCGAAATCACTCGCCCAGTGTACGTAAACTTCCACGGTGTTGGTTCCGGAAACCACGGTACGCTGCAAAACCGGCGTGGGGACATGCACCTGCTCGCTGACCGGCAGTGCCAATGTGTTCTGATTGCTGACCACCGTGTCATTCTCGCCGCCGCCATCATAGGACGTAACCGCATAGTACACCTGAGCGGATGTCATGGCACTATTCACGAACAACCCCTTGGTTGCCGAGAGCGGCAAATTCGGGATCACGGCGAAGTACTTCGCGCCGCCGCCTTCCGCCGTCTGACCCCGGGCATCCCGTGACGAGTTCTGATCGACGTTTCCCAAGGCCGAGAGTCCGCTGACGTCGATGATCGGCGTCCCCGAGCTGTAGATGTTGTACCGTGTTTCAGCCCCGCTGACTTCATCCCATGTCAAGAAGGTCTGCCCGTCGCGGTGCAGGGCCTGCAAGCCCGTTGGTCGGGCCGGGACTGCGGCGGACCATTGTGCCGTTAACATCACCGCAAGCAAACATCTGATCCATGACTTCTGCATAATTGTCTCCGATTCAAGTACTTAGCCGTGCGCCCGTCGCTGGCCTTCGAGCCGCGGCTGACCGTCTCGCCGCCGACTTAGCTATTGGACACAGCGGCGCCAGGCGAAGTTGAACGCCATGTGATAATGTCGCGAGAATTCCGGCGGGTCAGGTCTAGCCAGCCGCCCGAAAAATGACCATCCAAGCGTCAGCCTGACTTACGTCCCATCCTGATCGCTGCGTTCATTACCGAATTCATACCGGGAACCCTGCCCCTTCTCGCCTCGTAAACTCTGGTATAACAATTGCAAAACTGCGGGCGGGCGAGGCAAACTCCGGGTCCGCCTGAATTGCTTCTTTGGGTTCCGGGGCGTATATTACCAATCTGTGCAATGCAAGAATCTAACGGTAAGTTAATGAATATCAAAGAGCTGCAAGAGAAGGTTCGGAACAAGACGCTGCACGTCGGCGTGATCGGATGCGGGTACGTCGGACTCCCCCTCGCGGTGGAGTTTGCCCTGAAGGGTATTCATGTCACCGGGATCGAACTCAGCGACGACAAAGTCAAACGCGTTAACGCCGGCGAGTCTTATATCCTCGACGTTCCGCAAGCGGATCTGGCCAAGGTCGTCAAGTCCGGCCACCTGAAAGCCACGACGGACTATTCGGTCATCAAGGATATCGACGCCCTCTCGATTTGTGTACCCACTCCGCTCAACAAGACCGGCGATCCCGACATTTCCTTCATCATTTCGGCGCGCGACGAAATCCTCAAGTACGCTCACAAGGGGCTGGTGCTCATTCTCGAGAGTACCACCTACCCTGGGACGACCGAAGAGCTGATCGTTACGGCATTCGAAGACAAAGGCTTCAAGATCGGCGAAGACATCTACATTGCCTTTTCCCCCGAGCGCGTCGATCCGGGCAACCCCGTTTATCACACAAACAACACGCCCAAAGTTGTGGGCGGACACACCGACGCTTGCCTGCAGGCTGCGCTCGCCGTCTATTCGGTCATCATCGAACATCTCGTTCCCGTTTCCTCGACCAAATCCGCTGAACTCGCCAAGCTGCTCGAAAACACTTTTCGCTCAATCAACATTGGACTCGTGAATGAGCTGGCGATCATGTGCAACCTGCTCAAAGTTGATGTGTGGGAAGTGATTCAGGCCGCCGCGACCAAACCGTTCGGGTTCATGCCGTTCTACCCCGGTCCGGGGTTGGGCGGACACTGCATCCCGATCGACCCGATCTACCTGTCGTGGAAACTGAAGACACTGAAATACCGCGCGCGCTTCATCGAACTTGCCGATGACATAAACGGCGGGATGCCCGAGTATGTGGTCACGCGAATCGCCGAAGCGCTGAACGAGCACGAGAAGTCGATCAAAGGCTCCAAAATTCTCGTCCTGGGCGTGGCCTACAAACGCGATATCGACGACCCGCGCGAGTCGCCCTCACTGGATATCATCGAAGAACTCGATGAGCGCGGCGCGCATGTCAGCTACCACGACCCGTTTATTGCCTCAGTTCGGATCGAGGGCAAGACCCACAAGTCCGTGCCGCTGACCGAGCAGTTGATCGCGGCCTGTGACGTGATCGTGATCAGCACGGATCACACCGCTATTGATTACGCGAATATCGTGGCGAAGGCCAAACTGATCTTCGACGCCCGCAATGCCACCAAGCAGCTCGGACCGCGTCCCAACGTCGTGAAACTCTGATCGCGTGCGGCAGTTAGTCGGTACTATTCAACTCGTCCGTCCCGCGCAGTGGACGAAGAACCTCGTCCTGTTCGCCGCGTTACTGTTCTCGCCGGCCAAAGTCGTGATCGAGAACCCCGCGGCGATCCTGTACGTCGTCCAGGGATTTCTGGCCTTCTGCTTGCTGTCCGGCGGCGTCTATGCGTTCAATGATCTGATCGACCTGCCGGGTGACCGACACCATCCGCGCAAGCAAAACCGCCCGCTGCCGTCCGGTCGGATCTCCCTGACGACTGCGATCGCGGTTGCCGGACTCCTGCCGGCGATCGCCGTCATTTGGGCGTTCCTGCTGGACCCGTATTTCGGGTGGATCGCCGTTGCGTATTGGACGACTAACGTTATCTACACGCTCGGACTCAAGCGCGCCGTCATCCTCGATGTGCTGCTCCTGAGTACCGGGTTTGTCTTTCGCGCGGTCGCCGGCGTGGCCGTGATCCGCTCGTTTCTCCCGAATGTCTATCTTTCCTACTGGTTGATCCTGTGCGCTTTCCTGCTCTCGCTGTTCCTGGCGCTGGCCAAACGACGGCACGAAATCGCTACACTCGGCGAGGCCGCCGCCGCGCACCGTGCCAGCCTCGCGCACTATAACCTTGCCTTCATCGACCAGATGCTCGCCACGCTCACGGCGGCGACCATGGTTTCCTACAGCCTGTACACCATTTCCGACGACACCTTTCAACATTACGGCACGCGCGACCTGTTCTGGACGCTGCCGTTCGTCGTTTACGGACTGTTCCGGTACCTGTACCTGATCTACTACAAGAGCGAGGGCGGCGATCCCTCGAGCCTGCTGGTGCGCGACAAGCCCACGCTGATCAATGTTGCTCTGTGGGGAATCGCCTCCGCTTCAATTGTCTATTTGAGATGATCACGGGGAGATGTACAATGAACTCCCGAACCGGACTCACAATCTCATTGCTGATCGTCTTGCTCGCGCTGTCGCTCGGATGCAAGAAGAAGGAAGACACGAAGAGCGGGTTATCCGGCCGGGTCTCCGTTGAGGGGGGGTCCGTCGAAGGTGTGACCGTTGAGATCTTCGAAGAACCGAGCTACGGAGACGCCGAAGTTTGGTACTATACCAACCGGGAACGGTCCGTCGGATTTCAATACTCGGCACCCGCCGCGTTTGACTGGCGGCGTGACGGCCGCCTGCTGTTGAGCCGAATCACGACGGACGCGGACGGACGATTCAATTTCCCCGACCTGGCCGAGAACAACTACATTCTTGTCGTCCGGCGCGACGGCTTTGGATGGTCAGTGCCGCGGTTGATCGAATTGCGCGGCGAAAGTCTGGACCTTGGTGTCATCCCGCTCTATGCCGAGACGCTCGTTCCCCAGACGCCACTCTCCGGAGACGTCACCTGGCAAGGCAACGGCCGGCACTACGTGCTCGAAGGTGATCTCAACATCCCCGTCGGGGTGTCGCTCACCATCGAGCCGGGGGCGTTCGTTCGCGTTGACGAACCCAATCGCATCGTGGTCAGCGGGGCGCTGAGCGCTACCGGCACCGTTGACGCGTATGTCTCGTTTACCTCGACTTTTCTCGCCCCCAGCCCCTATGACTGGGATGGCGTGATCTTTCTGCCCGGGGCTGAACGGCCGACCTTTGCCTACTGCCGCTTCGACTATGCCACGAGCGCCGTCCGCGTGCAAACCAACGGCGCCACATTCGATAACTGTTTCTTCAGCAACCTCGCCAGCAAGGCAATCGACTGCACCAGCCAGCTCCTTGGCGAGACCGTATCCCTCACGCGATGTGTCTTCGACCATGTGAGTCTCGATTTCCGCGTCTACGGGATTTCGACGGTGGATGTTCAGCACAATATCTTCTTCAGCGCCCGCACATTTGCCGTGAGCCTGCAAAGCGTCCGCGACGGCGAAATCTTCTGTAACTGGTTCCAGGACTGCGGCCGATTTGATACCTCCACAACCGAGCGGTCCGGGGTCATGCTGCTCGATGATATCCAGAATGTCGAGGTCTATCGGAACCATGTACTGCAATCCGCGTACGCCTTTGACCTCGGCTCCCGCGTCGATTCCACCGTCCTGATTCATCATAACATGCTGCGCTCCATCAATCGCGTGATGAACGTCGGGGTCACCGAAGAGCAATTGGGAGCGACCTACCCGTCGTTCAATCAGAATTGCATGATCTCGATCGACAAGATCAATGTGATCGTGAATTCGTGCCATATCAATACGCACAATATCGATTGCACCGACAACTACTGGAACACCAACAGCGCCGACGTGGTGCTGCGCGTGATGATTCTGGATTGCCGCGATAATCCCGAGGGCTTCATTAGCTTCGTGGAATATGAACCGATTCTGGACCAGTGTTCCGGCGACGTCGGCATCTGTCCTAATTAACTCTGCATCGTGCAATATATCGGCAAAGATGTCCTGACGCAGGGCTCGCTCCTGCATCTGAACAAGAAACTCGCGTGGGAACGCCTGCGGTCACGGGCCAAACAGGGCATCCGCAAGGCGCAGCGCGCCGGAATTCGCGTCGTCGAGTCGCGTGACCTCGACCTGATGGCGAAGGTCTGGTACAATCCCGACACACTTTGTACCGCGCTGGAACCGGAACAGAAAATGTTCCTGTCCTATGTCGGCGACGAACTCTGCGGCGGCATTATCGTCACCCCGGTCACCAGCAGTACGCTCTTCTATCACTACGGTGGCACGAACGAACTGGGCCGCCAGATCGAAGCGAACTCCTACCTGTTCTGGTATATCGTCGAGCAATTCGAGCAGAGCGACTTCCGCTATCTCGATGTCGGTGTCAGCTTTCGTCCTGCCCTGCAGCACTACTTCCAGAAATACTGCACGCAGCCTTATCCGATCCTGTTCCGCCCACCACCGGAAGACTCCCGCCCGCGCATCGCACTCGGACCCTTTACGACCCCCGATCTTGATTGGCAGGAACAGCAGCAGGTCGCGATCAACACCGTGCTCAGCGAGTATTTCGAAGCGGAGTTCACCTACCTCCCAAGTTGGGAGTTCGCCTTGCAGTCGGCGTTTCGTGCTCTGCAATTGCCGAAAGACGCGCGGATCGGCGTCTGGTCGTCGCACGGAATCGACGCCTATCTGAACTTGCTGCTGAACCTGTTCGGTGACCGTTACAGGTTTAGCGCCGAATCGCGCGAGTGTGATGCGGTTCTGGTCTGTCATCGCTGGGGCAAGCTCTGCGAGGCCGCCGAGTCGTTGACCGCGCTCTCTGTTCCGTTGATCGAAGACTGCCGCGACTGGATCCCCGGCGATGATCAGGCCGCCAACGCCGGCCACTTCGGCAAGTACGCGGTGTTCGATTTCGCGCGCTGGTTCCCGCTGCAGTTCGGGGCGGCGCTGGTCGGCGAATATTTTGCGGATCAACAGGTGTGGGACGACTTCCATTGTCTCGACGTAACCAAACGGAATACGGTCCGCGAGGCCTTGCAACTGCACTGGCCGCGCCGGGCGGAGTATGCCCGCCGGCGCGCCGCGAATTGGAATCGCTATCGCGACCTGTTCGACCTGCTCGGCATGAAGTATCTCCCGGCGCACCCCCATGCCTCACCCGCGGCCTTCGTCCTGCGCGCTGAAGGACCCTACCCGGCGACCGCGATCGGCGAACGCCTGCGCGAATTCGGTGTGAGCTGCGAATCCGATCGACACGAAAACCTCGTGGCACTGCCTTGTCACGCACAGCTGCGTGAACGCCACATCGATTACATTTTCGGCGCATTCCGCGGCATGGTCAATCCCTGCCATACCTACGTGAGAAAAGACCCGGAGACGGAGCACGCATGAGTGCACACAATTACCTCGTGACAGGTGGCGCGGGTTTCATCGGTTCGAATATCGTGGAAGAGCTCCTGGCTCGAGGACAGCGCGTCGCGGTATTCGACAACTTCAGTACCGGCAAACGCGAGAATCTGGCGCCATTACTCAGCGACATCGAACTCGTCGAGGCGGATCTGCGGGATTTCGACGCCGTCAAGCGCGCCTGCCAGGGCCGAGATTTCGTCTTGCACCAGGCCGCGCTCGGTTCCGTCCCGCGATCGGTGGCGGACCCCGAGACGTCCCACGAGGTCAATATCACCGGGACCCTCAATGTGCTGATGGCCGCGCGTGACGCCGGCGTTAAGCGAGTCGTCGCCGCGTCGTCGTCTTCCGTTTACGGCGATACGCCGACGCTGCCCAAAGTCGAGTCGATGACCGTGCTGCCGATGTCGCCCTATGCGGTAACTAAACTCGCGTCCGAAAAATACTGTGCCGCCTTTTTCAAGGTCTATGGCCTGGAGACCGTCGCGCTGCGCTACTTCAATATCTTCGGCCCGCGGCAGGATCCCAACGGCCAGTACGCCGCCGTCATTCCGCGCTTCATCACCGCGCTCATGAACGGACAACAGCCGACGATCTATGGCGACGGCTCGCAATCGCGCGACTTCACCTTCGTCAGCCTCGCTGTGACCGCCAACCTGCTCGCGTGCGAAGCGCCCCATGTCGCCGGAGAATTCTACAACGTTGCCTGCGGGGGACAATATTCCCTGCTCGACGTCCTCAGAGAAATCAACCGACAGCTTGGCACGGCAATCGAGCCGCGCCACGAACCTGCCCGCCGCGGTGACGTGATGCACTCACGCGCCGATATTTCCAAAATCCAAGCCGCTATGAATTACCACCCCGCCGTCAGCCTGCAATCCGGTATGGAACGCACCGTCGCGCACTTCGTACAGGTGGCCGCATGAACGTCCCGATGCTCGATCTGCCCGCCCAGTTCCGCAAAATTCAACACGAAGTCATGCCCGAGGTCCAACAGGTCTTCGACTCGCAGTACTTCGTGCTCGGTCCCAACAACAAGAAGATCGAACAGCAGATGGCGGAGCTCGCCGGGATGCCGTTCGGCGTCGGTACGGCCTCCGGCACCGATGCGCTGATCCTCTGTTATCTCGCCGCGGGCCTCAAGCCCGGCGATGAAGTCATTACCACGCCGTACACGTTCTTTGCCACGGCCAGCTCCATCGTGCGGATCGGAGCGAAACCGGTCTTCGTCGATATCGAGGAAGATAGCTTCAACGTGAACCTCGATCACGTCGAAAGCCTGCCGAATCTCCGCGCCAAGGCGTTCGTCCCCGTGCATCTGTTCGGTCTCGTGATCGACCCGCAGCGGCTGCTGGCCATCTGCCGGCGACACAAAATGTGGCTGATCGAGGATGCCTGTCAGGCGGTCGGGGCGACCCGCGATGGGTTCACGGCGGGCGGCATCGGCGAACTTTCCGCCTTCTCGTTCTACCCGACCAAGAATCTGGGCGGTGCCGGCGACGGCGGGATGGTGCTGACCCGCACCGAAGAACTGGCCACCTTCGCCCGGATGGATCGTATCCACGGTGGACGCGATCGCTATTTCTACGATCGCATCGGAACTGGCGCCCGGCTCGATGAGCTGCAAGCGGCCGTACTGTCCGTGAAATTCAAGTACCTGAAAGCGTGGAACGAGCACCGCCGGGCGATGGCTGAAATCTATAACTCCGGACTGAAGGGCACCGCTGTCACGACTCCGACCACGCCGGCCGGGGCTTACCACATCTATCATCAGTATGTGATTCGCGCTCCGCGCCGGGACGAACTGAAGGAGTATCTGAAGACCAAGGGGATCGGCAGCGACATCTATTATCCCGTGCCCCTGCACCTGCAAAACTGTTTCGCCGATATGGGGTACAAGCAAGGACAATTTCCGGTAGCCGAGCGGACCGCGCTGGAGTCGCTCGCGCTTCCCATCTCCGCCGAACTCAGCCCGGCGCAAGTCGAGTATGTGTGCGCGACGATCCGCGAATTCTACGGTGGTGGTGGCGCATAATGCAGCATCCCCGCTGCTCCCGGATCTAACGAATACGACATCGAATGGCGCAAGTGAACGAACACTCGATCTGGATGAGGCTTTTCCAACAGATCGCCGACATCCTCATGACGGTGATTTCGTTTGTGACGGCCTTCGCGGTTCGTTCCCAAATCCGGACTGTGTACTTCTTCGGCAGCGCCCAGTCCGTCGATAGTTTCGCGAATATTCTGATTATCGTCGTTCCGGTCTGGTGGTTCTTTCTCGATATTCAGAAGGCCTATTCCGAGGCCGGACGCGTGTCACTGCGCGATGAATTCAACCTCGTGGTGCGAACGGCCCTGTTCGGGACGCTGACGCTGCTGGCCATCGCGTACATCCTCCGGCTCGAATCTCCGCCGCGCTCGACGATCATCCTGTTCGTCGTCATCAATGTCGCGTTGCTGTTTCTGAACCGCATCTTCTTCCACAATGTTCGCGAGTACCTCCGCGCCAAAGGGGAGTTCGCGAAGACGATCCTGATCGTCGGATCCGGCGATAAGGCACAACGATTCCTGAACGCCCTCTCCGAGCACGCGGAGTGGGGGATTGACCTGGTCGGCTTTGTGGAACTCGACCGGAACAAGATCGGTAAGGAAGTGATGGGCGCGAAAATCCTGGGCGGACCCGAACACCTGCCCGAAATTCTCCATTCCTATCCGATCCACGAAGTCGTGTTCGCGGTGCCGACGCGAATGCTGGCCGACTGCACCGACATGCTCGCCCTCTGCGAACAAGAGGGGGTCCGCGCCGTTATCCTCTCCAACTTCTTCTCGAGCCTCGTGGCGATGGTCGATGCCGAAGTCCAGTACGATCAGCCCGTCCTCATCTACTCGACGAACCGGCATCGGGAGTGGCAGCTGCTGGTGAAGCGGCTGATCGACCTCGCCGTCTCCCTGGTCCTGCTCGTGCTGTTGGCCCCGCTGCTGGCCGTGGTCGCGATGTTGATCAAGTTCGGCGACGGTGGGCCCGTATTTTATACGTGGAAGGTCGTCGGCCAAAACAAGAAAAACTTCACCGGCTACAAATTTCGCACGATGGTCGTCAATGCCGACCTGCTCAAAGAGAAACTGTTGGCGCAAAATGAGATGAAGGGCATCGCCTTCAAGATGTCCAAGGATCCGCGCATTACCAGAGTCGGTCACTTTCTGCGAAAATTCAGTCTCGATGAGTTGCCGCAACTCTGGAGTGTCCTGAAAGGCGATATGTCCGTCGTCGGTCCGCGGCCCCCGCTGGAAACCGAGTTGAAGCGCTTCGAGAGCTGGCATCGCCGCAAGCTGTCCGTGAAACCGGGACTAACCTGCCTCTGGCAGGTCTCCGGTCGCAGCACCATTACTGACTTTGATGAGTGGGTCAGGCTCGACTTGGCCTATATCGACAATTGGTCACTCTGGCTCGACTTCAAGATCCTGCTGAAGACGATTCCCGTGGTACTCACCGGCCGAGGCGCGCACTGATGCACGTGCTGATCACGGGCGGCGCGGGGTTCATCGGATCGCACACGTGCGATGCGCTGCTGTCCGGCGGGCATGATGTCACCATTCTGGACAGCCTCGAAAAGCCGGTTCACCTCAAGGGCAAGCCAGCCTACCTGTCCCCCAAGGCCCGCTTCATCCTGGGCGACGTGCGAAACCGCGACGACATGCGGCAGGCGCTGGACGGCGTCACGGCCGTGATTCATCTCGCCGCCTACCAGGACTACCTCCCCGATTTCAGCAAGTTCTTTCACGTCAATGCGGTGGGTACGGCGCTGCTCTACGAGTTGATTGTTGAGCACAAGATGCCGGTGGATCGCGTGGTCGTTGCTTCCTCGCAGGCGGTCGCCGGCGAAGGCCGGTATGCGGGATCGGACGGCGCGCTGTTTCACCCGGAGTTGAGAACTCCGGAACAGCTCGAGCGCGGCGACTGGGAGTTTCGTGACGCGGCGGGCAGCCCGCTCACGTGGCGGCCCACGCCGGAATCGGTTGCGAACCCGCGGAATCAATACGCGCTTTCCAAATACTCACAGGAACTCATGACGCTGGCCTTCGGCAAGCGCTACGAAATCCCGTCTGTCGCGCTGCGCTATTCCATCGTGCAGGGGCCGCGCCAGAGTTTCTACAATTCCTATTCGGGCGCGTGCCGGATCTTCTCGCTCAGCTACTATTTTGACCGGGCGCCGCTCATTTACGAAGACGGAGCGCAAGTTCGCGACTTCGTCAATATTCACGATGCCGTCTCCGCGAATCTGCTCGCCCTGCAAGATCAGCGTGCCGTCGGTCAGGTCTTCAATGTCGGCGGCGGTCGTCCGTACACCGTGACGGAGTTTTGCTCGATCGTCGCGCGCGAGTTCGGTAAGGAGCAACTCGCCCCGCGCGTGCCGGGCCTCTACCGGTTCGGCGATACCCGGCACATCTGCTCGGACATTTCGAAGCTGAAAGCGCTCGGCTGGAATCCGGTTCGTGACGCCGCCGAGTCCGTCCGTGAATACCGTGAATACCTTGAACAACAATCGGACATCGAGGATCTGCTCGACTACGCCGAAAAGCACATGCAGTCGCTGAATGTCGTGCGCGCCACGCGGGGAGTGAGTTCGTGAGAATCCTGGTCACGGGCGGAGCGGGCTTCATCGGATCACATCTCGCCGACAAGTTTCTGGCGGAAGGTCACGAAGTCGCCGTGCTTGACAATTTCAGTACCGGTTTCCGTCGCCATGTGCCGCCGGCCGCGCGACTCTACGAGGGCGATCTGCGGGACACGGCCTTCCTGCGGCGCGTCTTCGAGGACTTCAAACCGGAGGCGGTTGACCACCATGCCGCGCAAATCGATGTGCGCAAGTCACTCGAGGACCCGGCCAGCGACGCGCAAACGAATGTCATCGGATCGATCGCACTGATCCTCGCCGCCGTGCGCGGCGGCGTGCGAAAATTCGTGTACGCCTCCACCGGCGGCGCAATCTACGGCGAACCGAACTACCTCCCGGCCGACGAAGCGCACCCGGTGCGCCCCGAGTGCGCTTACGGAATCTCCAAGCACACGGTCGAACATTACCTCGAACTCTACCGTGTGCTCGAAGGGCTGCAATACGTCGTGCTTCGCTACTCGAATGTTTACGGCCCGCGGCAGA contains the following coding sequences:
- a CDS encoding DegT/DnrJ/EryC1/StrS family aminotransferase, whose protein sequence is MNVPMLDLPAQFRKIQHEVMPEVQQVFDSQYFVLGPNNKKIEQQMAELAGMPFGVGTASGTDALILCYLAAGLKPGDEVITTPYTFFATASSIVRIGAKPVFVDIEEDSFNVNLDHVESLPNLRAKAFVPVHLFGLVIDPQRLLAICRRHKMWLIEDACQAVGATRDGFTAGGIGELSAFSFYPTKNLGGAGDGGMVLTRTEELATFARMDRIHGGRDRYFYDRIGTGARLDELQAAVLSVKFKYLKAWNEHRRAMAEIYNSGLKGTAVTTPTTPAGAYHIYHQYVIRAPRRDELKEYLKTKGIGSDIYYPVPLHLQNCFADMGYKQGQFPVAERTALESLALPISAELSPAQVEYVCATIREFYGGGGA
- a CDS encoding decaprenyl-phosphate phosphoribosyltransferase, which encodes MRQLVGTIQLVRPAQWTKNLVLFAALLFSPAKVVIENPAAILYVVQGFLAFCLLSGGVYAFNDLIDLPGDRHHPRKQNRPLPSGRISLTTAIAVAGLLPAIAVIWAFLLDPYFGWIAVAYWTTNVIYTLGLKRAVILDVLLLSTGFVFRAVAGVAVIRSFLPNVYLSYWLILCAFLLSLFLALAKRRHEIATLGEAAAAHRASLAHYNLAFIDQMLATLTAATMVSYSLYTISDDTFQHYGTRDLFWTLPFVVYGLFRYLYLIYYKSEGGDPSSLLVRDKPTLINVALWGIASASIVYLR
- a CDS encoding sugar transferase, whose protein sequence is MAQVNEHSIWMRLFQQIADILMTVISFVTAFAVRSQIRTVYFFGSAQSVDSFANILIIVVPVWWFFLDIQKAYSEAGRVSLRDEFNLVVRTALFGTLTLLAIAYILRLESPPRSTIILFVVINVALLFLNRIFFHNVREYLRAKGEFAKTILIVGSGDKAQRFLNALSEHAEWGIDLVGFVELDRNKIGKEVMGAKILGGPEHLPEILHSYPIHEVVFAVPTRMLADCTDMLALCEQEGVRAVILSNFFSSLVAMVDAEVQYDQPVLIYSTNRHREWQLLVKRLIDLAVSLVLLVLLAPLLAVVAMLIKFGDGGPVFYTWKVVGQNKKNFTGYKFRTMVVNADLLKEKLLAQNEMKGIAFKMSKDPRITRVGHFLRKFSLDELPQLWSVLKGDMSVVGPRPPLETELKRFESWHRRKLSVKPGLTCLWQVSGRSTITDFDEWVRLDLAYIDNWSLWLDFKILLKTIPVVLTGRGAH
- a CDS encoding nucleotide sugar dehydrogenase, with protein sequence MNIKELQEKVRNKTLHVGVIGCGYVGLPLAVEFALKGIHVTGIELSDDKVKRVNAGESYILDVPQADLAKVVKSGHLKATTDYSVIKDIDALSICVPTPLNKTGDPDISFIISARDEILKYAHKGLVLILESTTYPGTTEELIVTAFEDKGFKIGEDIYIAFSPERVDPGNPVYHTNNTPKVVGGHTDACLQAALAVYSVIIEHLVPVSSTKSAELAKLLENTFRSINIGLVNELAIMCNLLKVDVWEVIQAAATKPFGFMPFYPGPGLGGHCIPIDPIYLSWKLKTLKYRARFIELADDINGGMPEYVVTRIAEALNEHEKSIKGSKILVLGVAYKRDIDDPRESPSLDIIEELDERGAHVSYHDPFIASVRIEGKTHKSVPLTEQLIAACDVIVISTDHTAIDYANIVAKAKLIFDARNATKQLGPRPNVVKL
- a CDS encoding SDR family oxidoreductase; this encodes MSAHNYLVTGGAGFIGSNIVEELLARGQRVAVFDNFSTGKRENLAPLLSDIELVEADLRDFDAVKRACQGRDFVLHQAALGSVPRSVADPETSHEVNITGTLNVLMAARDAGVKRVVAASSSSVYGDTPTLPKVESMTVLPMSPYAVTKLASEKYCAAFFKVYGLETVALRYFNIFGPRQDPNGQYAAVIPRFITALMNGQQPTIYGDGSQSRDFTFVSLAVTANLLACEAPHVAGEFYNVACGGQYSLLDVLREINRQLGTAIEPRHEPARRGDVMHSRADISKIQAAMNYHPAVSLQSGMERTVAHFVQVAA
- a CDS encoding carboxypeptidase regulatory-like domain-containing protein is translated as MNSRTGLTISLLIVLLALSLGCKKKEDTKSGLSGRVSVEGGSVEGVTVEIFEEPSYGDAEVWYYTNRERSVGFQYSAPAAFDWRRDGRLLLSRITTDADGRFNFPDLAENNYILVVRRDGFGWSVPRLIELRGESLDLGVIPLYAETLVPQTPLSGDVTWQGNGRHYVLEGDLNIPVGVSLTIEPGAFVRVDEPNRIVVSGALSATGTVDAYVSFTSTFLAPSPYDWDGVIFLPGAERPTFAYCRFDYATSAVRVQTNGATFDNCFFSNLASKAIDCTSQLLGETVSLTRCVFDHVSLDFRVYGISTVDVQHNIFFSARTFAVSLQSVRDGEIFCNWFQDCGRFDTSTTERSGVMLLDDIQNVEVYRNHVLQSAYAFDLGSRVDSTVLIHHNMLRSINRVMNVGVTEEQLGATYPSFNQNCMISIDKINVIVNSCHINTHNIDCTDNYWNTNSADVVLRVMILDCRDNPEGFISFVEYEPILDQCSGDVGICPN